TTTTGGCGGCGCCAGCGCCCCCCGCACGCGGATCACGCCCGGCTCGCTCCAGTTGCCGGCATCATCCGCAACGCGGATACTGAGGGGAAACACGCCGGAGCCGGCGGGCAGACGGACGGGGAAGTCCTGCGCATAAGGCACAGCCTCGCCCCACGGTTCATCGCCAATGCGCAAACGCATTTGGCTTACCCGCCCGGCGGCGTCATGAGCGCGCGCGCGCACCGGAAATTCGCGCTGTGAAACCATGAAAAGCGGCGAGGTGTCCGCCTTGTCCCTCACGGAAACAAGCGCGGGCTGTTCGCCAAGCTCAAGAACCGGCGGATTAGTGTCCTTGAAATCTTTCGGAACCGCCCCGAGCGCTCCGGCGGGCTGTCCGTTTCCGCCGCGGTTCAGGGCCGGGCTGTCCGGCAAAAGGCGAAAGTCATTCACTTCCGGCGCCGCAAACCGCGGGTCGGCGAAAATGTTGTTGCTTCCCATGCAATTCAGGCACACATTTGCGCGCATCGCCTCATTATCCGGCCAGACAATGTTTCCATTGGCCCATTGCCTGCGTCCAACGGTCTCATCGTGAGTTGCCAGATCTACGCCGCTGATGATGTTGCTACTGGCAAAAATGCGCACGAAAACCTGCCAGCTGATGCCGAACTTGTTATCCACCACCGTATTGCGTTCCACAAAACAATTACCCTGAAAGCATTTAAAAAATATTCCGTGGGTCGAAAATCCCCTGATAACATTCGCGCGGATTATGATTTCCTCCCCGGCGGGAAAATACACTTCAATGCCACAATCCTCCTGCGGATCAAGCATGGGAACCATGAAATCGTCGCGCCGTCCCCGCAGGAAAACACCCTCTTCCACCAGAACATTCTTGCCGTTAATGAGAATGCCGCAGCCGACCTCCTCGGCGCGGCAGCGCAGGAGGCGCATGTGCCGCCCGCTGATCCGAAATCCGCGCGAGCAATTGGAGGCGCGGCAGTTCTCAAAAGTGACGCGTTCGGTATTTTTGTCCGTGTAAAAACCTGATGAAAACATGCCGGACAAACTGTTCATTGCGATTAATCCGCGGACAGTCACATTCGGACGGACGATATTCAACACTCCACTTTTTATCAGACGGCCGATCCGGATGTGCTGCTCCGCCGGCGGACGATTATCCGGGGTGTGAAAATACAACGTGTTGCTCGTTAATGTGCAGGATGCCGGGAATTGTCTGACGGCAGGGAGATCGGCTGCCATGACATAACGCTTTCGCGCGGCCGCATCCCAGACGGGTGGAATCTCATCGCCTGATTTCTTGCCGCAGAACGGCGCGGCATCAATCTGATACACCCCCGCCGCCCCTTCCACCGGCTTGGCTTCGCCGGCCGGGAGGATCAGGGCGCCGTCAAGAACGGGCTCTTCGCCGTCAGCGGCCCGCAAAAGCAGCGGAGGAAGTTTTTTCGCTTCGGCGCCGTTTGGCACAGGCACGGCAAGCGCGCCGAAATACACCCCGCCATGGAACACAACCTCTGTGATTTCAGCGCGTTCGCTAAGCATCGCTTCAAGGCGTTGCAATGTACAAATGGGAGTTTCGGCCGAGCCGGACGCAGTGTCATTGCCCCGGGGTGAAATATGAATGACGCTTTCGGCCCGCCCGGCGCCCGAAAATATCAGCAACCAAAGCAGAACTGCCGCAACACGCGCTGCCCTCATAGGTTTTTACTCCCTTCTGATTCAGCTTGCACCGTTACATCCAGCCAGGCCCTGTTCGTGCCGGAAAACGACACGTAATGCGTGTCGGAACGGGCATACCAAACCCATGAAAACGCCAGCATCATCAACATAGCGAACAATTGTTGTTGCCTGCATCTCATATGTCGCCTCCTGATTCAGCGGCGGCTCTCGCCGTCACGCTTCGGTTTTCGCATTTGCGGCCCCCGCCGGCATCGCTATGCGAAGCATTGCGGGCAGGCCAGAGTTCCTTTAAAAGCCCGACCGTTTCCTCCACGATCACCTGCCCGCCTTCGGGGCCGACCTCGTTGTCGTAGGCGCCGCCGCCATACCCCTTGCCGGCGACCGCCCGCTCGGTCGGCAGGTATGTGCCGGCGCCATGACGATCCGTGGTCAGCTGAACCAGAAATGTCTGCACGGCCGGACTGCGCGCCTTGATGCGAATTCCAAAGTCGAGAAAATATTCATATCGGTTTGTCGCAAAAGCGACGTCGCCAAGTCGAATTACGTGCAATTCCATGGGTATGGCTTTGCCGCTTTTTTGCGCTTCGTAGCGCGCCAGCGCATTTTTACAGCGCCGCACGCTGGCAAAATAATGTCCCTCTGTTTTGTCGCCCGCCTCCAGTTTGACAAGGTCGGCTCGCGCCTGTTCCGCTTCCTCATCGCTGATCATCCGCCGCGGCAGTTGTATTTCCTTAACAACATGCATGAGCGGCGGATTTGTCTGAACGGCTTCCCGGACCGGCGGCAGAACTTCATCCACGGCGTTGGCCACCCTCCGCCCGATTTCCCGGCGCATGTCCAGTTTTCTCAATTCCAACATGCGCTCTTCGGCCTGCTTGTACCACAGCCGGTGCGGCGACTGGTCGCCGGCCGGAGAACATTGCGCAAGGATTTGAATTTCATCGCCGTGCCGCTTTTTTATCTCCTGCCGGATTTCATGCCAGAAATCCGCGGAAACATAATAATCCCCTTCGGTTTCCTGCGAGGGACACGCCAGATTGACCACCACGCCGGTCAATTTTTTGCCGGCATCCCACGTGTACAACAAGTCCACATAATGATCCTCGTATCCTTCAATATGACTGAACAGCGGGTCGTTTGTGCTGCCATACATCTTCGTGCGGCCGCTCGCAAACCGGCCCGGCGCCTGCTCGTTCATCCGCGCGGCGACATCCTCAAAATAGGTGGCGCGCCGGTTGTGTCCCACCACGGCCGTGCCCAGGCCAAAGCTTATGCCGCCCGGTTTTCGGTTTTCCCAGGCTTCCCGGACGGCTTCCGCCGCCCGGCCGGCAAAAAATTCGGCATATTCCGTGGCCGTCATCACGCCGCTTGGCACGGGAGGATAATGGCCTTCACTGAGACCGGGGGCGGTATGGGTATGGGTTGCGTTTAAAACAATGCGGCTCGTATCCAGGTCCGGCGCCAACCTGCTGATTGCGGCGCAGCATTGCCTGAAAACATTTTCCGGCACGGAAACGCTGTCGCACGAGACAAAAACAACCGTATTATCGGCGGAAGCTCCGCTCGTCAACGCCAGGACCGTGACCATGACCGGATCTTTCACGCCCTTTGATATCCGCATTTTAAACTGCCCCTGAAGGTTCACCGGCCGGTCCGGGGTCACGTTTTTACTCGCCCAGCCGATTTGCAGGTTGCCGTCATTTATTGCTGTCATTATAATTATCCTCCTTGATTCAGGCCCCGATCGCCTCCAGTTCCCCCAATATTTTATGCGCCTCTTGTTCA
This genomic window from Kiritimatiellia bacterium contains:
- a CDS encoding right-handed parallel beta-helix repeat-containing protein translates to MRAARVAAVLLWLLIFSGAGRAESVIHISPRGNDTASGSAETPICTLQRLEAMLSERAEITEVVFHGGVYFGALAVPVPNGAEAKKLPPLLLRAADGEEPVLDGALILPAGEAKPVEGAAGVYQIDAAPFCGKKSGDEIPPVWDAAARKRYVMAADLPAVRQFPASCTLTSNTLYFHTPDNRPPAEQHIRIGRLIKSGVLNIVRPNVTVRGLIAMNSLSGMFSSGFYTDKNTERVTFENCRASNCSRGFRISGRHMRLLRCRAEEVGCGILINGKNVLVEEGVFLRGRRDDFMVPMLDPQEDCGIEVYFPAGEEIIIRANVIRGFSTHGIFFKCFQGNCFVERNTVVDNKFGISWQVFVRIFASSNIISGVDLATHDETVGRRQWANGNIVWPDNEAMRANVCLNCMGSNNIFADPRFAAPEVNDFRLLPDSPALNRGGNGQPAGALGAVPKDFKDTNPPVLELGEQPALVSVRDKADTSPLFMVSQREFPVRARAHDAAGRVSQMRLRIGDEPWGEAVPYAQDFPVRLPAGSGVFPLSIRVADDAGNWSEPGVIRVRGALAPPKLVEGPTLRANSNGVVISFLTDAECHAAGEYGANRNYGMPLLLSGTANSGEKGAAAREHVLGALFPGHDPNQLWYFRIRLADHKGKTTHEFTGEFHLAGQPQTYQVDPAGVDEETGGTPERPWRTLQYAVDRTLPGDQVTVMSGVYPEGALITRGGVAGAPLIIRAGDKWKSVIDGQNRVSKALLQVKNAAYVEIAGFELRWFGDRSHCAVSLENAPHVTVRECKIWNELRWGEGRVGGIGVVADKSPDFVLERSLLCRLDIGLRLSDSPRARLVYNTFRAFSHGGLCFNGSSIQGTVVRNNSINYAGNYAYLINIGAADTNGLKLKSFDADYNNLGTHLNYGYWRGDPGAAPNLTNARGGSKAVAILTRSGGTFLRPGSVYGDKKRSPWSDSVKRDDAPSPDEEGWEGPAVLRYRWIPDAAARAEDRGVSYLIASTFEDWQAFSGREKHSIWADPRQCNVLEFDFSLLPDSPNIGAGENGANIGALPVCRKETEKKPE